One Salvia splendens isolate huo1 chromosome 22, SspV2, whole genome shotgun sequence DNA segment encodes these proteins:
- the LOC121785749 gene encoding 40S ribosomal protein S23-like, translated as MGKTRGMGAGRKLKSHRRTHRWADKSYKKSHLGNEWKKPFAGSSHAKGIVLEKIGIEAKQPNSAIRKCARVQLIKNGKKIAAFVPNDGCLNYIEENDEVLIAGFGRKGHAVGDIPGVRFKVVKVSGVSLLALFKEKKEKPRS; from the exons ATGGG GAAGACACGTGGTATGGGAGCTGGGCGCAAGCTCAAGTCTCACCGCAGAACGCATCGTTGGGCTGACAAGTCATACAAGAAATCTCATCTTGGTAATGAATGGAAGAAGCCATTTGCTGGATCATCTCATGCTAAGGGCATTGTGCTCGAGAAGAT AGGCATTGAAGCTAAGCAGCCGAACTCTGCCATCCGTAAATGTGCTAGAGTCCAGCTCATTAAGAATGGAAAGAAGATTGCCGCCTTTGTCCCCAATGATGGTTGCTTGAACTACATCGAAGAAAAT GATGAAGTATTGATTGCCGGATTTGGACGCAAGGGTCATGCCGTTGGAGATATCCCTGGTGTTCGATTTAAGGTGGTGAAAGTGTCGGGGGTTTCCCTCCTAGCCCTCttcaaggagaagaaggagaagccTAGGTCTTAA